The Epinephelus lanceolatus isolate andai-2023 chromosome 1, ASM4190304v1, whole genome shotgun sequence genome has a window encoding:
- the LOC144458446 gene encoding scavenger receptor cysteine-rich domain-containing protein DMBT1-like, whose product MTMARGTLLLLLMQTLTGWSVSQTTPGPSVRLVNSNSHCSGRVEIFHNGQWGTVCDDFWNLNDAQVVCRQLGCGRAVEAPQSARFGQGTGQIWLDDLQCSGSESSLRDCPHGGLGTHNCAHSEDASVICEEITTTTPLIPTTPSVGVRLVNSNSHCSGRVEIFHNGQWGTVCDDLWNLNDAQVVCRQLGCGRAVEAPQSARFGQGTGQIWLDDLQCSGNESSLRDCPHGGLGTHNCAHSEDASVICEGKCVSTQ is encoded by the exons ATGACGATGGCTCGGGGTACGCTGTTGCTCCTGCTGATGCAGACGTTAACTGGATGGTCAG TTTCTCAAACAACACCTGGACCCTCAGTGAGACTGGTCAACTCTAACAGCCACTGCTCAGGCAGAGTGGAGATCTTCCACAATGGCCAGTGGGGAACGGTGTGTGACGACTTCTGGAATCTGAATGACGCTCAGGTGGTTTGTCGACAGCTGGGCTGTGGCAGGGCTGTGGAGGCACCACAAAGTGCACGTTTTGGACAAGGCACTGGACAAATTTGGTTGGATGACCTTCAGTGTTCAGGCAGTGAGTCTTCATTAAGAGACTGTCCACATGGCGGACTGGGGACCCACAACTGTGCTCACTCTGAGGATGCTAGTGTCATCTGTGAAG AAATTACCACAACAACCCCACTTATTCCAACAACACCAAgtgttggagtgagactggtcaACTCTAACAGCCACTGCTCAGGCAGAGTGGAGATCTTCCACAATGGCCAGTGGGGAACGGTGTGTGACGACTTGTGGAATTTGAATGACGCTCAGGTGGTTTGTCGACAGCTGGGCTGTGGCAGGGCTGTGGAGGCACCACAAAGTGCACGTTTTGGACAAGGCACTGGACAAATTTGGTTGGATGACCTTCAGTGTTCAGGCAATGAGTCTTCATTAAGAGACTGTCCACATGGCGGACTGGGGACCCACAACTGTGCTCATTCTGAGGATGCTAGTGTCATCTGTGAAGGTAAGTGTGTTTCCACACAGTAA